The following proteins are encoded in a genomic region of Magnolia sinica isolate HGM2019 chromosome 1, MsV1, whole genome shotgun sequence:
- the LOC131256936 gene encoding rho guanine nucleotide exchange factor 8-like, with amino-acid sequence MVRALDRGHSNQKLVSGKGLYDVSGRHSHNLIMENGDVEADEKAPSKSCRISDRSLENRSVGWALGLSDQASKSRLGKDGDAGGRDRVHSDVDLMKERFAKLLLGEDMSGGGKGVSSALALSNAITNLAASVFAEQRRLEPMPADRKARWRREIDWLLSVTDHIVEFVPSQQKSKDGTCMEIMMTRQRIDLHMNIPALRKLDAMLIDYLDNFKDQNEFSYVKRDSDEADKGNAQQRQGDKWWLPQVKVPPGGLSDVSRKWLQFQKESVNQVLKAAMAINAQVLSEMEIPEAYIESLPKNGRMSLGDSIYRSITVEYFDPVQFLSTLDLSTEHKILDVKNRIEASIVIWQRKMNSKDGKSSWGSAVSMEKRELFEERAETILVLLKQRFPGIPQSVLDISKIQENKDVGQSILESYSRILESLAFTVMSQIDDVLYADSLTQNPSLSKLKSNKRTALSDMPVKGPVKFPNPGEEIEKLNAMGTPKSMTLSDFMGWHLDQETEIKKESNNLEDILNSADMKLMNKPANIVTNKKISYIEKLENLGGLRSPTARH; translated from the exons ATGGTTCGGGCCCTTGATCGTGGACACAGCAATCAGAAGCTGGTTTCAGGGAAAGGGCTATACGATGTCTCCGGACGGCACTCacacaacttgataatggagaaTGGGGATGTGGAAGCCGATGAGAAGGCGCCGTCCAAGAGTTGTAGAATATCCGACCGCTCCTTGGAGAACCGATCGGTTGGATGGGCGCTTGGACTGTCTGATCAGGCTTCCAAATCAAGATTGGGGAAGGATGGGGACGCGGGTGGCAGAGACCGGGTACATTCAG ATGTGGATCTCATGAAGGAGAGGTTTGCAAAGTTGCTATTGGGTGAAGATATGTCGGGTGGAGGGAAGGGCGTGTCATCAGCTTTGGCATTGTCAAATGCCATTACCAACCTAGCCG CTTCTGTTTTTGCCGAACAACGGCGTTTGGAACCCATGCCTGCTGATAGGAAAGCAAGATGGAGAAGAGAAATTGACTGGCTTTTATCCGTCACAGATCACATTGTTGAATTCGTTCCTTCCCAACAGAAATCTAAGGACGGAACGTGTATGGAG ATTATGATGACTCGGCAACGGATTGATCTGCACATGAACATCCCTGCCCTGCGTAAGCTCGATGCCATGCTCATC GACTATCTCGATAACTTCAAGGACCAGAACGAGTTCTCGTATGTAAAGAGAGATAGCGATGAGGCCGACAAAGGAAACGCTCAACAGAGGCAGGGTGACAAATGGTGGCTTCCCCAAGTCAAGGTCCCGCCAGGGGGCCTTTCTGATGTCTCAAGAAAATGGCTTCAATTTCAAAAGGAATCCGTTAACCAAGTACTCAAAGCAGCCATGGCTATAAATGCTCAGGTTCTATCAGAAATGGAGATCCCCGAAGCCTATATTGAATCCCTTCCCAAG aaTGGACGAATGAGCCTTGGAGACTCCATATACCGAAGCATAACAGTCGAGTACTTTGACCCTGTACAATTCCTATCGACACTTGATCTGTCAACAGAACACAAGATCCTCGATGTCAAGAACCGAATTGAGGCTTCCATCGTTATTTGGCAGAGGAAGATGAACAGCAAAGATGGGAAATCTTCCTGGGGTTCAGCAGTGAGCATGGAGAAGAGGGAGCTCTTCGAAGAAAGAGCGGAGACCATCTTGGTACTTCTCAAGCAGAGATTTCCTGGCATTCCTCAATCCGTCCTCGACATAagcaagatccaagaaaacaag GATGTTGGACAGTCTATTCTAGAGAGCTACTCAAGGATACTAGAAAGCTTAGCTTTCACAGTCATGTCCCAAATCGACGATGTCCTCTACGCCGACTCTCTTACTCAAAACCCATCGCTATCAAAATTGAAATCGAACAAACGAACGGCGTTATCCGATATGCCAGTGAAGGGGCCAGTCAAGTTCCCAAACCCTGGAGAAGAGATAGAGAAGCTAAATGCTATGGGAACCCCCAAATCAATGACACTCTCAGATTTCATGGGTTGGCATTTGGATCAAGAGACAGAGATAAAGAAGGAATCCAACAATTTGGAAGACATATTGAACTCCGCGGACATGAAATTAATGAACAAGCCTGCTAACATTGTGACTAACAAGAAGATTTCTTATATAGAGAAGCTTGAGAACTTGGGAGGCTTGAGAAGCCCGACGGCTCGACATTGA
- the LOC131256946 gene encoding photosystem I reaction center subunit VI, chloroplastic yields MASLTTLTALQPVAVKGMGGSSLAGTRLSIKPIRRNLTRSNVRSGAVVAKYGDKSVYFDLEDIGNTTGQWDLYGSDAPSPYNSLQSKFFETFAAPFTKRGLLLKFLILGGGSTLAYLSSIASGDILPIKKGPQLPPTPGPRGKI; encoded by the exons ATGGCCTCTTTAACTACCTTAACAGCCCTGCAACCGGTCGCCGTTAAGGGCATGGGAGGAAGCTCCCTCGCTGGCACGAGACTCTCCATCAAGCCAATTCGCCGGAATCTGACGCGCTCAAATGTCCG GTCCGGCGCCGTTGTGGCTAAGTACGGCGACAAGAGCGTCTACTTCGACTTGGAGGATATTGGCAACACCACTGGCCAGTGGGATTTATACGGTTCTGATGCCCCGTCGCCTTACAACTCTCTCCAG AGCAAGTTCTTTGAGACATTTGCTGCTCCATTCACCAAGAGAGGTTTGCTGCTCAAGTTCTTGATATTGGGTGGTGGCTCCACCCTTGCCTACCTCAGCTCCATAGCCTCAGGTGACATCCTACCCATCAAGAAGGGCCCACAGCTGCCACCAACGCCCGGGCCACGTGGCAAGATATGA